In Pectobacterium actinidiae, the DNA window TCACCACGCAGCCAATAATCGAGACATCCATCGGCGTGATAAGATCTTCCAGCCGTTGTTCCAGTGCGTTAACCGTACCGATTACGTCAAATTCCTGGCGAGAGCAGGTCGGGCAAGCAATGAAGTTGATCCCGCGCGCACGAATGCGCAGTGACTTCAGGATATCGAAGCCAACTTTCACTTCTTCAACCGGATCGGCTGCCAGCGAGATGCGCAGCGTGTCGCCAATACCTTCAGACAGCAGCAGGCCGAGGCCGATAGCCGATTTCACCGCACCGCTTCGTGCACCACCTGCTTCGGTGATACCAAGGTGCAACGGTTGATCGATACGCGCAGCCAGCAGACGATAGGATTGCACCGCGAGAAAAACATCCGAAGCTTTGACGCTGACTTTAAACTGATCGAAGTTCAGGCGGTCGAGGATATCGACGTGGCGCATTGCCGATTCGAGCAGCGCTTCCGGCGTTGGCTCACCGTATTTTTCCTGCAAATCTTTTTCCAACGAGCCGCCGTTAACACCAATGCGGATCGGGATATTATTGTAACGCGCACAGTCAACAACCGAGCGAATGCGCTCTTCGTTACCAATATTACCGGGGTTAATGCGCAGACAGTCGACGCCGTATTCTGCGACTTTCAGCGCAATACGGTAGTCAAAATGAATGTCGGCGACGAGCGGGACATTCACCTGCTGTTTGATAAGCTTAAAAGCTTCTGCCGCATCCATTGTTGGTACGGAGACGCGGACAATGTCGACGCCAACACGCTCTAGCGCTTTAATTTGGTTGACGGTGGCTTCAACGTCGGTGGTTCGAGTGTTGGTCATGGATTGCACCGCAATCGGCGCGCCATCACCAACAGGCACCTTGCCGACGTAAATCCGTGTTGATTTTCGACGGGTTATGGGTGCAGCGTTATGCATTACTTCATCTCCAACATTGCAGTCTTACTTGAACAACATGTTATTCGGCCGTCAACGTCAAGCGTGCAACCTGACTGCTGCGCACGAATCGGCTTAAATCGACTGGCTTACCTTGAAATTGAATCTGTACCGCAGCAGGCGCACCAATTTTAAGCTTATAGGGTGCCTGACCATCCAGATTCAGTGTGCCACCATTGCGCTGCATGCCGCTGAACAGTTTCTTACCGCTGGCATCCGTGACTTCTAACCAGCAATCAGCCGTGAAGGTCATTACCAATGCATGAGCCGCAGAGGCTGGATTGGTTTCCGCTACCGTACCCGCAGCAGGTGCGACAGCCCCAGCCCCCAACAAAACATTGCCCGCAGCTTGTGGCTGTGTGGCGTTCGCCTGCGAAGGGGATTGGCTGGACGGTGCAGCAGACGGTGTAGAAGCAGAAGAAGGCGTTGAAGGTCTCTCCGATGCAGTGGCAGAAAGGTCGACTGGCGTCGAAGCCGGTGCCGTAGCAGAATCCGGTACTGCCGTTTCCTGCGCGGTGCTGTTGTCCATTAGCGGAACGGACTGCCCTTCCGTTTGTGCCTGTACCGAGCTAGCGTGATCAACCATGCTGTTGATTTCCGCCTGCTGAGCCTGATGGTTTTGCCACCACCATGCGCCCGTTAGCCCCAGAACAACCAGCACGACCAGCCAGGTGATGGTCATCAACCAGCCATCACGCTTTTTGCGACTTTTTTTCAGCGAAAAACTCTGCATCGGCGAAACAGAGATCGTTTTAGGGATAGCCTGTTTATCCACGGCAGGAAGCAGTTCATCTTCGGGTAAATGAACCAGTTTGGCATAAGAACGGATATAGCCGCGCAGAAAAGTCGGCGCTAAATCGGCTGGAGTCGTACCGTCTTCAATATCGCGAACGGTGGTAATTTTAAGGCACAAACGCTCAGCAATAGTTTGCTGAGTCAGCCCAAGGCGTTCACGCGCCTCACGCAGACGTTCACCGGGTAGTTTTGCTTCTGTTGTATCTTGGGTGGCTTCAGTATTCATTAGCTAAGAAATGCTGGTACTGTTTAGATTGTGGAAAACTTCGCGCCAGCACGTTGCCATAACGTTCTTTATCGCCATCATGGCCCGCTAACGCGGCGAAACGAATCTGTAACCATAAGCTTTCGGCACTGGCCGGAAGAGTATGCTGATAAACATCAAGCAGCAGCCGCGCTTGCTCATTTTTCCCGGCAGCAAACTGTTTGTTCGCTTCCGCCAGCAAGGCACTGCCTTTCGTCGGGTCATACTTCAGTGCCCGACTTAATAAATTGCGCGCGTCTTCAGTCTGTCCGGCGTTGAAAAAGCAGTATCCCGCATTTTCCAACGCATCAGCAACCTGACTGTAATCAGGAAGTTGTGCAGCCGCACTAAACTGTCGCTGAGCCGCTACATACTGCCCTAAACTACACAGAAACGCACCGTAATTATTCATGACGCTGCCATTTTCCGGCGCCATGTTCAACACATGCTGATAACGCTGTTCAGCCAGACGGTTTTCACCTATCCGCTGCTCGTAAAGCGCCATTCCCAACTGTGTTCGATAATCCTGCGGAGCCATTGCTACCGCCTTCTCAAGATTCTGCCGAGCCGAATCCAGATTATTGTGTGCCAGATAGGTCAACCCTAACTGCAAGCGGGTTTGGGCAACCGCTGGATTTGTCGTCTCCTGAGGCGAATGCACACACCCCACCAGCAACAGCACTGCGAACAAGCTACTCAGCCAGTTCATTCCCTGTGATAAAGACATTCCCTGCAATAGTGGCTTTGTCATCCCTGTTCCCTCGCCTTGTCGTCCTAGCCAGCCATCCTTGACTGCGAAGTTACCTGAATATGAACAGGGTGGCAGCAAGAGCTAACAACAACGCGGCGCGCCTCGCAATTTGCTTACTATTGCTCTGCAAATTAGCTCAGCAGACGACGTCGGGTTAGCGCTTACGTTAACCCGCGGCCATTTGCTATCAGACCGCTTTCACCGTGATAGGTTCACCGGCCATTTTCTTCTTCAGCGTACGTTTGGTTCTGTCTACGACTTCACCCGCCAGCTGACCGCAGGCAGCATCAATATCATCACCACGGGTTTTACGTACGATCGTCGTGAAGCCATATTCCATCAGTACCTTGGAGAAACGGTCAACGCGGCTGTTTGAACTGCGGCCATACGGCGCGCCTGGGAACGGGTTCCACGGAATCAAGTTGATCTTGCACGGTGTATCTTTCAGGCATGCCGCCAGTTGATGTGCGTGCTCGGTGCCGTCATTGATATGATCCAACATCACATACTCAACGGTAACACGTCCCTGATTCGCATTTGACTTCTCCAGATAGCGGCGTACCGCGCTCAGGAACGTTTCGATATTGTACTTTTTGTTGATCGGCATGATTTCGTTGCGGATGTCGTCGGTTGGCGCATGCAGTGAAATCGCCAGCGCGACATCGATCATATCGCCCAATTTATCCAACGCAGGCACCACACCTGACGTGGACAGCGTCACGCGACGCTTGGACAAACCAAAGCCGAAGTCATCCAGCATAATTTCCATCGCTGGCACCACGTTAGTCAGGTTCAGCAAGGGTTCGCCCATGCCCATCATCACAACGTTGGTGATCGGGCGCTGACCGGTGACTTTAAACGCACCGATGATCTTCGCCGCACGCCACACCTGGCCGATAATTTCCGATACGCGCAGGTTGCGGTTAAAGCCCTGCTGCGCCGTTGAGCAGAATTTACACTCCAGCGCACAACCTACCTGAGACGAGACACATAGCGTGGCGCGATCTTCTTCTGGAATATAAACCGTTTCAACCCGTTGACCACCCACCAGAATCGCCCACTTGATGGTGCCGTCGGACGAGCGCTGTTCGTCCACCACTTCAGGGGCGCGAATTTCAGCGATCTCCTGCAATTTGCTGCGGAAGACTTTGTTAATATCCGTCATCTGGTTGAAGTCATCACAGCAGTAGTGATAAATCCACTTCATAACCTGGTCGGCGCGGAACGGTTTCTCTCCCATCGATATGAAGAGGTCACGCATTTGCTGGCGGTTAAGATCCAACAGATTGATTTTTTCCGCACTGGCTTTGACGGATTGAGAGGCATCAGCGGACGCCGGGGAGAATTCAGACACGGTTTGCTCGGATACGGTAGTGTTAGATGCGGTAATGTTAGATGCCGTCGTTTCAGACACGACGGTTTCAGACGCGATTTGCTTAGACATTGTCAATCCTGGCCTCGTTATTACACGTTATGGCACTAAAAAGAAGGTTGAATTCGATGGTAATCACCAAAGAAACGCCCCGGACAAGTGCAGGCTCATCCGGGGCGCAGCATTGTACAAAGTTTAAAACAGGTAAGCTACCATCACCGCTTTTTTTCTGTGTCATTACTTCGGTGTCGCGCACTAACGCAACAATAAGGAAGCAACATCACAGGCTGACCTGTTATCACGCACAAAAAAATTTATCGTGCGTAACCTTTATTTCATTTACGCGCGAGGGCAAATTTCGTCATCGCTGAAGAAATAGGCGATTTCACGCTGAGCAGATTCGATAGAATCAGAACCATGTACCGCGTTCGCCGTGAAGCTGTCTGCGTAATCAGCACGCAGCGTCCCCGCCAGTGCATTTGCCGGGTTCGTGGCACCCATGATGTCACGGTTACGTTGAACGGCGTTTTCACCTTCCAGCACCTGCACCATGATTGGGCCAGACATCATGAATTCGACCAGGCCATCAAAGAACGGCTTGCCTTTATGTTCAGCGTAGAAACCTTCCGCTTGCTCACGGCTCAGACGCAGCATTTTAGCCGCAACAATGGTAAAACCTGCGCTTTCAAAGCGTGCGTAAATCGAACCAATGGCATTCTTGGCAACCGCGTTAGGTTTTACGATGGAGAAGGTACGTTCTATCGTCATATTGACCTCATTAACTAAACTGTCAGATTGCAGCCGGATTATAAGAATTGTATACCCGGCTAGTGAAAGTGGCGCAAATTATAGGTGCAGAGACCTTTGTTGCCTACCAAGGAAATAACATTTTATTAAAAAAATGTTACCTCTTATTCCTTCTTCATTAACGATTACGCCACGCACTTTTTCGTCCCCCACAGGCCTTGCGCGAAATGTAACAAATCATCCGCGATCACAGTTCTGAAGGTTACTTGTAACGTTATAGGTTATTTGTTTTTAAAACAATAAGATAACTAGAATTCCCTTATCGTTCACTGCTAGCCTTGCTGTTGTACCCACCATAATGGCCAGTAAGAGGGCTGATAATGAAAAGAGCGGTCAATGCATTGCAAAATTTCGGCAAGTCCCTGTATGGGCCGGTGCTGATACTCCCGATTGTCGGGCTATTCATCGCATTCGGGAATGTGTTCGGTAACGGCAATTTAGCGGGCTATATCCCTTTACTTAATCACCCCTTAATTCAGGATTTTGGTCAACTGGTTTCCAAATCTGCCGTAGCGATTCTGGCTAATTTGGCGCTGGTGTTCGCCGTCGGGATCCCGATCGGACTGGCGAAACGCGATAAGGGCTACGCTGCGCTGATCGGTCTGGTGATGTTTATCATCTTTATTAACGCCATGAATATCACGCTGCAATTGCAGGGCAAACTCGTGCCTGCCGCAGAAATGCGCTCCGCCGGGCAAGGCATGGTGCTGGGCGTTCAGGTGCTGGAGATGGGCGTTTTCGCCGGTATCTTGATCGGCGGATTCGCAGGCTATCTGTATAACCGCTATTCCAGTAAACAGTTTAACGGCGTGATGGCGATCTATTCCGGCCACTGCTTCGTCGCTATTCTGGTGATTCCGCTAGCAATTGCGCTAGGCTTTGCGATGAGCGCGCTGTGGCCGTTTGCTCAACAGGGTATTACCTGGCTGGCCTTCGCTATTAAAGGTGCAGGTCCTGTTGGCATCGCGATTTATGGCTTTCTGGAACGCGTGTTGATCCCCACCGGGCTCCATCATCTGGTCTATACCCCATTCCTGTACACCGAACTGGGCGGAACCGCAGAGGTGTGCGGCAAGCTGTATCAGGGCGCACGTAACATCTATTTTGCTGAAATGGCCTGTCAGGACGTCAAGCAGCTGAGTTCTACCGTGGTCTGGGATGCGCGCGGTATCAGTAAAATGTTTGGTCTGACGGCCGCTGCGCTGGCGATGTACGTCACCGCGAAGCCAGAAAAACGGCTGGCCGCCAAAGCCATCCTGATTCCGGCTGCTTTTACTTCTTTCTTGCTAGGCGTCACCGAACCGCTGGAGTTTTCCTTCCTGTTCGTCGCTCCCATGCTGTTTGCCGTCCACGCCGTGCTGACTGGCATAGGAATGATGCTGTTCTCCATCATGGGCGTGCATGCAATTGGCGCTAACGGCGTCATCGACTTCCTGCTTTATAACCTGCCGCTGGGTATCGAAAAATCCAACTGGCCGATGTACATCGTGGTCGGGCTGACGATGTCGGTGATTTATTTCTTCGTCTTCCGCTTCTTAATTCTGTACTTCGACATGCCAACACCAGGGCGTGAAACCGATGAGGAAGAGACGCGGCTGTATTCCAAAACCGAATATCAGTCCAAGACAGAGAATCAGGCAAAAACGCAGGACGCCGTGAAAGGCGATGCTCAGCTTGTTGGCGCCACCATCATCGCCGGGTTGGGTGGCAAACCCAATATCGAGGTGGTGGATAACTGCTACACCCGCCTGCGGGTCACACTCATCGACCCCGCTTTGGTAGATGAACAACAGCTTAAGAACACCGGTGCGAAAGCCGTTATCCGACAGGGTAACAACGTACAGGTGGTTTACGGACTTCACGTCAAAACTATACGCGAAGCAGTTGAAAACGCGCTTTAACAGGAGACTGACCATGACGAAATCCCCATTTATTCTGACGATTGCCGGCGGCGGCAGCACCTATACCCCGGGCATCGTAAAAAGTCTGATGGTACGTCTTGCGGATTTCCCGCTGGCAGAGATTCGTTTGTATGACATTGACGGCCAGCGGCAAGACATCATCGCGCCAGTGGTGGAAAAGGTGATTCGCGACCACAGTGACAGCATTGTCTTTACCGTCACAACCGACCCGGAAACCGCGTTTAGCGGCGCTAACTTTGTCTTTGCCCAGATGCGTGTCGGGCAGTACAAGATGCGCGAACAGGACGAGAAAATCCCACTACGTCACGGTGTCGTTGGGCAGGAAACCTGTGGCCCCGGCGGACTGGCCTACGGCCTGCGCACCATTTTGCCAATGGCTGAGCTGATCGATCTGGTTGAGCGCTATGCGCATAAAGAGGCGTGGATCGTCAATTACTCTAACCCTGCTGCGATCGTTGCCGAAGGCGTACGCCGTCTGCGTCCTAACGCCCGCGTGCTGAATATTTGCGATATGCCCGTTGCCGCGATGCGTAACATCGCCGCTGTGCTAGGCGTCGATCGTCATGACATCACGGTAGACTATTTTGGGCTGAACCACTTTGGCTGGTTTACCCGCGTGCTGGTCGATGGCGTGGATCGTATGCCAGAACTGCGCCAGCATATCGCCCGCTACGGCCTGTTGACCGCCGATGCCGCCGATACCGATCCGCAACACGCCGATCCGTCATGGGTGAAAACCTGGCGCAACATCAAACCAATCATGGATCATTTCCCGGAATTCGTACCGAATCCGTATTTGCAGTACTACCTGATGCCGAACCAGATCGTTGAGCATCAGGATCCCGACTACACGCGCGCCAATGAAGTGATGGACGGGCGTGAGAAGAAGCTGTTTGCAGCAGCGGCCAGCTACAAGGAAACCGGTATTCTGTCGGATGCGTTCCACGTTGGCGTGCACGGTTCGTTCATCGTTGATGTCGCCTGTTCGCTGGCGTTCGATCTGCGCCAGCGCCACCTGGTCATCGTCGAAAACCAAGGTGCTATCGCCAATCTGCCTTACGACGCGATGGTGGAAGTTCCGGCTTATATCACTGCACAAGGGCCAGAGCCAGTGAGAATGGGAAATGTCCCACAGTTCCATCGCGCCTTGTTGGAGCAGCAGTTGGCATCTGAACAGTTGCTGGTTGAAGCCACGCTGGAAGGCAGCTACGAGAAGGCCTTGCAGGCATTTACCCTGAACCGTACCGTGCCAACCATGCAGCACGCCAAAGCCATTCTGGACGAGATGATTGAAGCCAATCAGGATTACTGGCCGCAATTAAAACAAGCATATAGAGACGGCATCGCCCAATAATCTGCGACTTGTCGGATGAGGGAAAATCGCTGACAATGAATCTATCATTGCACATCGGAGCCGAATTCGTCGGCTCCAGCGTGGAGGAGCTATGTCAGCATCGTCTTCTGATTTGCCCGTTTCTCATGAGCGGTTTGTCTCCGCAGACTGGCTTGCCAGCCACCTGAATGACAACAGCATTACGATCATCGACGCCCGTATGCTACCACCGGGCAACAGCAACCGTGATATTCATGCCGAATACCGCGCCGGTCATCTGCCTGGCGCGGTTTTTTTTGATATTGAAACGCTGTCCGATCACAGCACCGACTTGCCGCATATGATGCCAACGCGAGAGGACTTCGCACGCGCAATGGGTGAGCTGGGGATCGATGACCAGCAGCATCTGGTGATTTACGATGAAGGCAACCTCTTCTCCGCGCCGCGTGCGTGGTGGATGCTGCACACCTTCGGCGCGACATCCCTTTCAATCCTGAGCGGTGGTCTGGCAAGCTGGACAGCGCAGAACCTACCGCTGGAACAGGGCGATGTGGCACCTAAGCCAACCACGTTTCACGCCATGTTGGATGAAAGCGCGATTCGCTCCCGCGACGACGTGCTCTCCATCAGCCGGGATAAATCAGAACAGATTGTCGATGCCCGCCCTGCCCCGCGTTTTAATGCTGAGGTGGATGAGCCGCGACCCGGCCTGCATCGCGGCCATATTCCCAACAGTTTGAACGTACCGTGGACCGATTTAGTGAGCCATGGTGCGCTAAAACCCAATGCCGAACTGGCAACCATTCTTCACAAGCACGGCGTGGATTTCACCCGTCCCATCGTCGCCAGCTGCGGCTCCGGCGTAACGGCATCTGTCGTCGTGCTGGCGCTAACGCAGTTAAATGTCCCAAATGTGACGCTGTATGATGGTTCATGGAGCGACTGGGGTAGCCGCGATGATGTCCCGATTGCGCGTGATTAATCCCGCTCGGCATTTTACTGCCTGTTGGTCAGGAGCTGTGGGTGGATAATCGGCTGGCCTCCTTAATGCAGCACGGTCAGGTGCTGACGCGCGCGGAATACCGCGTGCTGGCTTTTATCGCCGAACACTCATCGCTGATAGGCAAAATCACGGTGCGGGAGCTGGCGCAGAAGACCTATGTTTCCACAGCAACCATCATGCGGTTATGCCAGAAAATCGGCTTTAGCGGCTACAGTGAATTCATTTATCACTGCAAAACACTGCTCACGGATAATCCGCGTCTGGTTCCCTCTCCCGTCGTTACGCCCAATGACGCGTCGCTTCCTGATGCTTTTCAGCATTTTATCGACAATTATCAGCGCACGTTTGCCTACATTAGCTATCAGGATAGAGCCGCGTTCAGCGCTATCCTGCGACAAGAAAGCCACTTCTTTCTGTACGGCGCGGGATTTTCCCATCTGTTTGCCGAATATTTGGCGAAGAAACTTCAGGTGCTGGGGAAAGATGCGTTCTCTTCTGGGTTAGGGGACAGTCGAGGTATTTTTCTCAATAACGCACCAAAATATCAGGTGTTTATCGCCATCTCTCGCAGTGGGGAAACCGAGCAGGTATTGGATAAGGCGCGCATCGCCAAAAACATTGGCATGAAGGTGATCGCGTTTACCCGTGCGTCGTTGAACTCGTTAGGCGAGTTAGCCGATTTGCACTTCCGGCTCTACGATGATGCGGTTCACTATGCGGCGGAAGCCGGTGAAATTAGCTCATTTGAATCGAATCTGGTGATGCTGATCGATTTACTGCTGTTGCAGGCAACAGCGGAAAAATCGTAATCCGCCGTTGCTTGTATCAATTTACATACCCTATATACCCTAAATAATTCGAGTTGCGTGACAAAACGCTAGCGTTTTGAACAACGCCAAAGCGTTGACCCTTTAGGGCAAGGCCCATTTATGAGCCTTGTAACGCGGCAACCGCACGACAAATCGGTCTAAAACCGATTTGAACAGCGCTAGCGCTGGCCCGAAGGGTGAACCTCATAAAATGAGGTTCATTAATCCCCAGGAGCTTACACAGGTAAGTGACTGGGGTGAGTAAGGACAAATCGGCCTCGCCGATTTGAACGCCGCTTGCGGCGGCCCTTCAGGGCGAGGCTAAGGATGAGCCGAGTATTGCCAACGCACAAGCAGCTTGAAGTATGACGGGTATCAGGCGTTGCCGGTAGCCTTAAACTCCCTCAGGAAACTCCCCCACTTGCGCTCGTAAAACGGCGTAGTGTGCTTAATCATGTAGTGGCTAATGCCCGGTTCGCCTTCTTTCACCAGACACAGATCGACAGGGCGTTCGTCCGGTAACGTATCGCTGGCGACGCTGCCTGCTTCACGGATGATGGTTTCTTCATCCTGATCGGCATCAATCCCAATCAATAGATGCGGCTGTTCTTCTCCCGGCTCCTGAATCTGCGCCAGAAACGCCCGTTTTACATGACGATGCTTGGTAAACAGCTGCGTCAGGGAGTCGATCATCTGTGCTGGCATCTCGGCTGGCTGGCTCAGCATGACCTGCATATCTTCTTCAACAACACGCTGCTGAACAAAACCATTACCTTCGCCAGACAGAATATGTTCAATTTCCTGTGGCAAAAACTCTTTGCCATACGGCAGTTTAGGATTGAGGAACAGCGTGACGCCCTGTGTCATTTCAAACAGTGAACGCGTCGGCAGGGCCAGAAAAGACGCTTCTTCCGTAATCACGCTCTGTAAGGCTTCCAGAGAAGAGAAGAAGGGAATCGCGGATGAGCCATCGTCTTTTTCCCAGTGCTGAATGTTCACATTACTGCCCGCATGCAGCACCACCTCACCGGATTCATCCCCGTCATCGGTAGTGCCCAGCACAAACACCGTGGCTTCCATCAGTTCACTGAAAAACTCAGGACGATGTGCAGGTTCCGTGGCAGCCAGAATCAGCACTTCTTCCAGTTTATTACGTGGCGAAAACTCCATACTTTCCTCAACATGATTACGTTAAAAAAACCGACGCTTTAAGGCCTGAATCGACTACTTGGCGTTGCTCAGCAAGAGATTCGCCAGCGTGCGCACGCCGAGTCCCGTTGCGCCTGTCGCCCACTGATCCACCGCGCCTTTACGGTACGTCGCGGAACAGTCGATGTGCAGCCAGCCCTGCTGGTAATTTTTCACAAAGTGCGACAGGAAGGCCGCCGCCGTGCTGGCACCCGCAGTATGCGCACCACTGGCAATATTGTTCAGATCGGCAAAGCTGGACGGTAGATGGCTGCGGTGGAACTCTTCCAGCGGCAAACGCCAGAACGGTTCGTTTTCTTCTTTCGCACTTTCCTGCAATGCCGCCACCAGCTCATCATCAAAGCTGAACAGCGCGTGGTAATCGTTACCCAGCGCCATTTTCGCTGCGCCCGTCAACGTTGCACAGTCGATGATCCACTGTGGATTCTGCTCGGAAGCATCAATCAGGCCATCCGCCAGTACCAAACGCCCTTCCGCGTCGGTGTTCATGACTTCAACCGTTTTACCGTTGCGGTAGCGAATGATGTCGCCCAGTCGGAACGCATTGCCGCTCACCATGTTGTCCGCACAGCACAGGTACAGCTTCACGCGCTGTTGCAAACCACGCGCCGCTGCCAGCGCCAGTGCGCCCGTCAGGGTGGCCGCACCGCCCATGTCCGATTTCATGGAATCCATAGAGCCGCTGGGTTTCAGGCTATAGCCGCCGGTATCAAACGTAATACCTTTACCTACCAGACAAGCGAATACCGGTGCATCCGGGTTACCCGTCGGGTTATAGTCCAGCGCCAGCAGCACTGGCTGACGTTCAGAACCGCGACCGACCGTGTGCAGACCGGCATAATTTTGCTCACGCAGGTCTTCACCTTTGGTGATGCGGTAGCTGATAGCATCACACGCGACATCACACAGCAGGTCGACCGCACGGGTCGCCAACTGCTCTGGCCCCAGATCTTCAGCAGGCAGGTTGATGGTGTCACGTACCCAGTCCACAATTTTCAGTCGGTCATTAAATTCTTTCTGGTCAGCGTCATTCAGTTCTGCCCATTCAACCGTTCTTTGCCCTTTCGGCCCGCGATACCCTTGCCAAAATGCCCAGCTGTTTGCCAGATCCCAACCTTCACCGGCTAATTTAACGTGTTTAATCCCCTGCCCGTCGATCTTGCGGGCAGCACACTGGATCGTTGCCAGTGCTGCTTTACCATTCAGTGGCGCTCCTGCATGAATGGTAAAACCCTGCTCATTCACACTCAGCGTCGCTTTTTCTCCCCAGCGCGCATCAGCAGGTTCAGTGGAGAGTGAAATCAGCATGGTAGTGTTCGTCATAGTGCTTCTCCGATAATAGGTATTCCTGCCACTTTTCATGTTTGCAGGTGATGTTCATAGTTGCAGACGTTCTGCTTATCAATGCGTGTTTATAAACGCTTCGCTTATAAACACTCGGTTTGCAGATAAATAAACGGTGCATCATGACATGCAAATGTTACGAATTTTGGCACGGCCACCCAAGGCCGCCCCGTCATGTTGCTATTCTGCTTCATCTAACCAGACCAGCAGGATCGCTTCCAGAATTTTTTCATTGGAGGCATCCGGCCGATCGTCAAACTCATCTAACTCGCAGATCCACTGGTGCATGTCCGTGAAACGCACAGTTTTCGGATCGAGATCGGGAAACTGATCGTAAAGCGCTTCACCGATAGCTCGACTGTCTGTCCATTTTAATCCCATCGTGATTTCTCCCTCTTCGGATCAATGCTCACGCGCATGGTTGATCGTATAACGAGGGATCTCGACAACCAGATCGTCCCCGGCGATACGCGCCTGACAGCCCAGACGGCTTTCCGGCTCCAGCCCCCAGGCTTTATCCAGCATGTCGTCTTCGTCTTCCGTACTTTCCACCAGCGAGTCAAAGCCTTCGCGCACGATGCAGTGACAGGTGGTACAAGCACAAGATTTCTCGCAAGCGTGCTCAACGTCAATACCGTTACGCAGGGCGACTTCCAAAATGCTTTCACCGCGTTCCGCTTCCAAAACCGCGCCTTCAGGACACAGATCCTGATGCGGTAAAAATACTATCTTAGGCATGT includes these proteins:
- the ispG gene encoding flavodoxin-dependent (E)-4-hydroxy-3-methylbut-2-enyl-diphosphate synthase; this translates as MHNAAPITRRKSTRIYVGKVPVGDGAPIAVQSMTNTRTTDVEATVNQIKALERVGVDIVRVSVPTMDAAEAFKLIKQQVNVPLVADIHFDYRIALKVAEYGVDCLRINPGNIGNEERIRSVVDCARYNNIPIRIGVNGGSLEKDLQEKYGEPTPEALLESAMRHVDILDRLNFDQFKVSVKASDVFLAVQSYRLLAARIDQPLHLGITEAGGARSGAVKSAIGLGLLLSEGIGDTLRISLAADPVEEVKVGFDILKSLRIRARGINFIACPTCSRQEFDVIGTVNALEQRLEDLITPMDVSIIGCVVNGPGEALVSTIGVTGGHNKSGFYEDGVRQRERFDNEQMIDQLEAKIRAKASMMDENQRITVNLVDK
- a CDS encoding bifunctional tRNA (adenosine(37)-C2)-methyltransferase TrmG/ribosomal RNA large subunit methyltransferase RlmN, translating into MSKQIASETVVSETTASNITASNTTVSEQTVSEFSPASADASQSVKASAEKINLLDLNRQQMRDLFISMGEKPFRADQVMKWIYHYCCDDFNQMTDINKVFRSKLQEIAEIRAPEVVDEQRSSDGTIKWAILVGGQRVETVYIPEEDRATLCVSSQVGCALECKFCSTAQQGFNRNLRVSEIIGQVWRAAKIIGAFKVTGQRPITNVVMMGMGEPLLNLTNVVPAMEIMLDDFGFGLSKRRVTLSTSGVVPALDKLGDMIDVALAISLHAPTDDIRNEIMPINKKYNIETFLSAVRRYLEKSNANQGRVTVEYVMLDHINDGTEHAHQLAACLKDTPCKINLIPWNPFPGAPYGRSSNSRVDRFSKVLMEYGFTTIVRKTRGDDIDAACGQLAGEVVDRTKRTLKKKMAGEPITVKAV
- the rodZ gene encoding cytoskeleton protein RodZ, which gives rise to MNTEATQDTTEAKLPGERLREARERLGLTQQTIAERLCLKITTVRDIEDGTTPADLAPTFLRGYIRSYAKLVHLPEDELLPAVDKQAIPKTISVSPMQSFSLKKSRKKRDGWLMTITWLVVLVVLGLTGAWWWQNHQAQQAEINSMVDHASSVQAQTEGQSVPLMDNSTAQETAVPDSATAPASTPVDLSATASERPSTPSSASTPSAAPSSQSPSQANATQPQAAGNVLLGAGAVAPAAGTVAETNPASAAHALVMTFTADCWLEVTDASGKKLFSGMQRNGGTLNLDGQAPYKLKIGAPAAVQIQFQGKPVDLSRFVRSSQVARLTLTAE
- the pilW gene encoding type IV pilus biogenesis/stability protein PilW, translating into MTKPLLQGMSLSQGMNWLSSLFAVLLLVGCVHSPQETTNPAVAQTRLQLGLTYLAHNNLDSARQNLEKAVAMAPQDYRTQLGMALYEQRIGENRLAEQRYQHVLNMAPENGSVMNNYGAFLCSLGQYVAAQRQFSAAAQLPDYSQVADALENAGYCFFNAGQTEDARNLLSRALKYDPTKGSALLAEANKQFAAGKNEQARLLLDVYQHTLPASAESLWLQIRFAALAGHDGDKERYGNVLARSFPQSKQYQHFLANEY
- a CDS encoding PTS transporter subunit EIIC, whose product is MKRAVNALQNFGKSLYGPVLILPIVGLFIAFGNVFGNGNLAGYIPLLNHPLIQDFGQLVSKSAVAILANLALVFAVGIPIGLAKRDKGYAALIGLVMFIIFINAMNITLQLQGKLVPAAEMRSAGQGMVLGVQVLEMGVFAGILIGGFAGYLYNRYSSKQFNGVMAIYSGHCFVAILVIPLAIALGFAMSALWPFAQQGITWLAFAIKGAGPVGIAIYGFLERVLIPTGLHHLVYTPFLYTELGGTAEVCGKLYQGARNIYFAEMACQDVKQLSSTVVWDARGISKMFGLTAAALAMYVTAKPEKRLAAKAILIPAAFTSFLLGVTEPLEFSFLFVAPMLFAVHAVLTGIGMMLFSIMGVHAIGANGVIDFLLYNLPLGIEKSNWPMYIVVGLTMSVIYFFVFRFLILYFDMPTPGRETDEEETRLYSKTEYQSKTENQAKTQDAVKGDAQLVGATIIAGLGGKPNIEVVDNCYTRLRVTLIDPALVDEQQLKNTGAKAVIRQGNNVQVVYGLHVKTIREAVENAL
- the ndk gene encoding nucleoside-diphosphate kinase — translated: MTIERTFSIVKPNAVAKNAIGSIYARFESAGFTIVAAKMLRLSREQAEGFYAEHKGKPFFDGLVEFMMSGPIMVQVLEGENAVQRNRDIMGATNPANALAGTLRADYADSFTANAVHGSDSIESAQREIAYFFSDDEICPRA